Within the Herbaspirillum sp. RTI4 genome, the region GCCATGACGTGATTGCCGATGGCGCGTCGACCGATCTGGGCGAATTGGCTCTGGGTCAGAACATGCTGGTGGCGTTCATGCCGTGGAATGGTTACAACTTCGAAGATTCGATTCTGATCTCCGAAAAAGTGGTGGCCGATGATCGCTACACTTCGATCCATATCGAAGAACTGTCGGTCGTTGCCCGCGATACCAAACTGGGTGCGGAAGAAATCACGCGCGACATCTCGAACCTGGCTGAAAATCAGCTGGCCCGTCTGGATGAGTCCGGCATTGTTTATATCGGTGCGGAAGTGACTGCCGGCGATACGCTGGTTGGTAAAGTGACGCCGAAGGGCGAAACGCAATTGACGCCGGAAGAGAAGTTGTTGCGCGCCATTTTTGGTGAAAAAGCATCGGACGTCAAAGATACTTCACTGCGCGTGCCGTCAGGCATGGTTGGTACGGTTATCGATGTGCAAGTGTTCACCCGCGAAGGTATCGTGCGCGACAAACGTGCGCAACAGATCATCGATGATGAACTCAAGCGCTATCGTCTGGACCTGAACGATCAGTTGCGTATTGTCGAAGGCGATGCATTCCAACGTCTGGAGAAAATCCTGATCGGAAAAGTCGTCAACGGCGGTCCTAAGAAACTGGTCAAGGGCGCCAAGCTGACCAAGGAATATCTGGCCGATCTGGACAAGTACAACTGGTTTGATATCCGTCCTGCGGATGATGATCTGGCAACAGCATTGGAAGCAATCAAGGATTCGATTGCTGAAAAACGTCACCAGTTCGATCTGGCCTTTGAAGAAAAGCGCAAGAAACTGACGCAAGGCGATGAACTGCCACCAGGCGTTCAAAAGATGGTCAAGGTGTATCTGGCAGTCAAACGTCGTCTGCAACCAGGCGACAAGATGGCCGGTCGTCACGGTAACAAGGGTGTGGTTTCCCGCATCCTGCCGATTGAAGACATGCCGCACATGGCTGACGGTACTCCTGCCGACGTCGTTTTGAATCCACTCGGCGTGCCGTCGCGGATGAACGTTGGACAGGTTCTGGAAGTTCACTTGGGCTGGGCTGCCAAGGGTCTTGGTTTGCGTATTGGCGAAATGTTGAACGCACACGTTCAAGCCAACGACATGCGCAAGTACCTGAAAACCATTTACAACGAATCTGGCAAACAGGAAGACCTGGACAGCTTTTCCGATGAGGAAGTGCTGGAACTGGCAAGCAACCTGAAAAAGGGCGTTCCATTCGCTACGCCAGTGTTCGATGGTGCAGACGAGGGCGAAATCCGTCGCATGCTGGATCTGGCTTATCCCGACCATATTGCCAAGCAATTGGGCATGACGGCATCGAAGAATCAGGTCACGATGTACGATGGACGTACTGGCGAAGCTTTTGAGCGCTCCGTCACTGTCGGTTACATGCACTTTTTGAAGCTTCACCATTTGGTGGACGACAAGATGCATGCACGTTCGACTGGTCCTTACTCGCTGGTTACCCAACAACCGCTGGGCGGCAAGGCGCAGTTCGGCGGTCAGCGTTTCGGCGAGATGGAAGTGTGGGCACTGGAAGCCTACGGCGCATCATATGTGCTGCAGGAAATGCTCACCGTCAAGTCGGACGATGTGAACGGCCGGACCAAGATGTACGAAAACCTGGTCAAGGGCGATCACAGCATCGACGCTGGTATGCCAGAGTCGTTCAACGTGCTGGTGAAGGAAATCCGATCACTCGGTATCGATATCGATCTGGAACGAGATTAAGGCAGTGTCCGTCGATCCCGTGGAGAATTGAATTTTCCACGGGGTCGATAGTCCGCGTCATAGCTTCAAACAGAATATTTTTTTCACGCCAACCTGGAGTGATACATGAAAGCACTGCTCGATCTATTCAAGCAAGTACAGCAAAACGAACAATTCGACGCCATCAAGATTGGCCTCGCATCGCCTGAAAAAATCCGTTCGTGGTCCTACGGCGAAGTTAAAAAGCCGGAAACCATCAACTACCGCACTTTCAAACCTGAGCGTGATGGTTTGTTCTGCGCAAAAATCTTTGGCCCTATCAAAGATTACGAATGCCTGTGCGGAAAATACAAGCGTCTCAAACATCGTGGCGTTATCTGCGAAAAATGCGGCGTTGAAGTTACGCTGGCTAAAGTGCGTCGCGAACGCATGGGTCATATCGAACTGGCGTCGCCTACCGCGCACATCTGGTTCCTGAAATCCCTGCCATCCCGTCTGGGCATGGTTCTGGACATGACATTGCGGGATATCGAACGCGTTTTGTATTTTGAAGCCTACGTCGTAACCGATCCAGGTATGACTCCGCTGAAAAAATGCCAAATCATGTCGGAAGATGATTTTGCCGCAAAGTATGAAGAATACGGCGACGATTTCACTGCATTCATGGGCGCTGAAGGTATCCGCGAATTGCTGCGTTCGATCGACATCGATCGTGATGCCGAGACTTTGCGTCAGGAATTGAAAGAATCGAAGTCCGAAGCCAAGATCAAGAAATACGCTAAGCGCCTGAAGGTGCTGGAAGCGTTCCAGCGTTCGGGCATCAAGCCTGACTGGATGATCATGGAAGTCTTGCCAGTGCTGCCGCCTGAGCTGCGTCCGCTGGTGCCTTTGGATGGTGGTCGTTTTGCGACTTCCGATCTGAACGATTTGTATCGTCGCGTGATTAACCGTAACAACCGCCTCAAGCGTTTGATGGAATTGCGCGCACCTGAAATCATTACGCGCAATGAAAAGCGGATGTTGCAGGAAGCAGTCGATTCGCTGCTGGATAACGGCCGTCGCGGTAAGGCAATGACAGGCGCGAATAAGCGTCCTCTGAAGTCACTGGCCGAAATGATCAAGGGCAAGGGCGGACGTTTCCGTCAAAACTTGCTGGGCAAACGCGTCGATTACTCCGGTCGTTCGGTCATCGTCGTGGGCCCGCAACTGAAATTGCACCAATGCGGTTTGCCTAAATTGATGGCGCTGGAACTGTTCAAGCCGTTCATCTTCAACAAGCTGGAATTGATGGGTCTGTCGACCACGATCAAGGCGGCGAAGAAGCTGGTCGAAGCGCAAGAGCCAGTCGTCTGGGACATCCTGGAAGAAGTCATCCGTGAACATCCGGTGATGCTCAACCGCGCACCTACTTTGCATCGACTGGGTATTCAGGCGTTTGAGCCGGTACTGATCGAAGGCAAGGCAATTCAGTTGCATCCGTTGGTTTGCGCCGCGTTCAACGCCGACTTTGACGGTGACCAGATGGCCGTCCACGTACCACTGTCAATCGAAGCGCAGCTGGAAGCGCGTACGCTGATGCTGGCATCGAACAATATCTTGTTCCCGTCAAACGGCGAGCCATCGATTGTTCCTTCTCAGGATATCGTGCTCGGTCTGTACTACGCCACACGCGAACAGATCAACGGCAAGAACGAAGGGATGATGTTCCCCGACGTCTCCGAGGCGATTCGTGCCTACGATAACAAGGAAGTCGAACTGACGACCCGTGTCACCGTACGTATTACTGAATATCCGAAGGATGCTGTCAGCGGGGAGTTCGTCAAGACGATCACCCGCTACGAAACTACCGTCGGTCGCGCCATCTTGTCCGAGATTCTGCCTAAGGGCTTGCCTTTCTCCGTGCTCAATCGTGCACTGAAGAAGAAGGAAATTTCGAAATTGATCAACACTTCCTTCCGTAAGTGCGGTTTGCGCGCGACGGTGGTGTTTGCCGATCAATTGATGCAATCCGGTTTCCGCCTGGCAACTCGCGCTGGTATCTCGATTTGCGTGGATGACATGTTGGTTCCGCCACAAAAAGTGACACTGATCGCGGCCGCTGAAAGCGAAGTGAAGCAGATCGAACAGCAATACTCGTCAGGTCTGGTGACTTCCGGCGAACGCTACAACAAGGTTGTCGATATCTGGGGCAAAGCCGGCGATGACGTTGGTAAAGCCATGATGGATCAACTTAAGGTTGAAGACGTGATCCGCCGCGACGGTACTAAGTCAACGCAGGAATCGTTCAACGCGATT harbors:
- the rpoC gene encoding DNA-directed RNA polymerase subunit beta' — protein: MKALLDLFKQVQQNEQFDAIKIGLASPEKIRSWSYGEVKKPETINYRTFKPERDGLFCAKIFGPIKDYECLCGKYKRLKHRGVICEKCGVEVTLAKVRRERMGHIELASPTAHIWFLKSLPSRLGMVLDMTLRDIERVLYFEAYVVTDPGMTPLKKCQIMSEDDFAAKYEEYGDDFTAFMGAEGIRELLRSIDIDRDAETLRQELKESKSEAKIKKYAKRLKVLEAFQRSGIKPDWMIMEVLPVLPPELRPLVPLDGGRFATSDLNDLYRRVINRNNRLKRLMELRAPEIITRNEKRMLQEAVDSLLDNGRRGKAMTGANKRPLKSLAEMIKGKGGRFRQNLLGKRVDYSGRSVIVVGPQLKLHQCGLPKLMALELFKPFIFNKLELMGLSTTIKAAKKLVEAQEPVVWDILEEVIREHPVMLNRAPTLHRLGIQAFEPVLIEGKAIQLHPLVCAAFNADFDGDQMAVHVPLSIEAQLEARTLMLASNNILFPSNGEPSIVPSQDIVLGLYYATREQINGKNEGMMFPDVSEAIRAYDNKEVELTTRVTVRITEYPKDAVSGEFVKTITRYETTVGRAILSEILPKGLPFSVLNRALKKKEISKLINTSFRKCGLRATVVFADQLMQSGFRLATRAGISICVDDMLVPPQKVTLIAAAESEVKQIEQQYSSGLVTSGERYNKVVDIWGKAGDDVGKAMMDQLKVEDVIRRDGTKSTQESFNAIYMMADSGARGSAAQIRQLAGMRGLMAKPDGSIIETPITANFREGLNVLQYFISTHGARKGLADTALKTANSGYLTRRLVDVTQDLVVIEDDCGTANGALMKAMVEGGEVIEALRDRILGRVAATDIVNPETQETLYEAGTLLDEDSVEEIERLGIDEVKVRTPLTCDTRYGLCAKCYGRDLGRGSMVNAGEAVGVIAAQSIGEPGTQLTMRTFHIGGAASRAAVASSVEAKSNGIVRFTATMRYVTNGKGELIVISRSGEALITDDQGRERERHKVPYGATLIVKDGMLIKAGTALATWDPLTRPIITEYTGTVKFENVEEGSTVAKQIDEVTGLSTLVAIDAKRRGSVTKTLRPQVKLLNEQGEEVKIAGTEHAVTIGFQVGALITVKDGQQVTVGEVLARIPTESQKTRDITGGLPRVAELFEARSPKDAGMLAEVTGTVAFGKETKGKQRLEITDMDGAKHEFLITKDKQVLVHDGQVVNKGEMIVDGPADPQDILRLLGIEALARYIVDEVQDVYRLQGVKINDKHIEVIVRQMLRRVQVVDAGDTDYIIGEQVERSELLDSNDSIAKANKIPATYENILLGITKASLSTDSFISAASFQETTRVLTEAAIMGKRDGLRGLKENVIVGRLIPAGTGLAYHRARKEKDTWEAEERTALLESERLTRAADLQAQQAEVFGGSGDVEL